One segment of Stenotrophomonas sp. SAU14A_NAIMI4_8 DNA contains the following:
- a CDS encoding biopolymer transporter ExbD, producing MRIGNDRSQDEPHIDLVPLIDVILVLIIFFVVTTTFDARSTLQVQLPTASDQQNPEPPRSLSVLINAEGRYFINDQEVLRSDVESVKQTIAAVAGSDRQQTVLLRADARTPYQAVVTAQDALGQLGFRRIAIATAPEVRP from the coding sequence ATGCGCATCGGCAACGACCGATCCCAGGATGAGCCGCACATCGACCTGGTGCCGCTGATCGACGTCATCCTGGTGCTGATCATCTTCTTCGTGGTCACCACCACCTTCGATGCGCGCTCGACCCTGCAGGTGCAGCTGCCGACGGCCAGCGACCAGCAGAACCCCGAACCGCCGCGTTCGCTTAGCGTGCTGATCAACGCCGAAGGCCGTTACTTCATCAACGACCAGGAAGTGCTGCGCAGCGACGTTGAATCGGTCAAGCAGACCATCGCCGCCGTTGCCGGCAGCGACCGCCAGCAGACCGTGCTGCTGCGCGCCGACGCGCGCACTCCCTACCAGGCCGTGGTCACCGCGCAGGATGCGCTGGGCCAGCTCGGCTTCCGCCGTATCGCAATCGCAACAGCGCCAGAGGTGCGTCCATGA
- the pgsA gene encoding CDP-diacylglycerol--glycerol-3-phosphate 3-phosphatidyltransferase: MKLTLPTWLTLLRIVMIPVLVLVFYLPYTWTNFASAAIFGLAAITDWLDGWIARRYGLESAFGAFLDPVADKLMVAVALFLIVQGHPTPWMAFWAAVIVGREIAVSALREWMAELGQRAKVRVAMIGKVKTTAQMVALLCLLYSVAPNVPVDDIWMGPPVFHIGDWTLAIAAVLTLWSGLQYLHAAWPSLREDERAARERSRQKKLGN; the protein is encoded by the coding sequence ATGAAGTTGACCCTGCCCACCTGGCTGACGTTGTTGCGGATCGTGATGATCCCGGTGCTGGTGCTGGTGTTCTACCTGCCCTACACCTGGACCAACTTCGCGTCCGCGGCGATCTTCGGCCTGGCCGCGATCACCGACTGGCTGGACGGCTGGATCGCGCGCCGTTATGGCCTGGAATCGGCGTTCGGCGCCTTCCTCGATCCGGTGGCGGACAAGCTGATGGTGGCCGTGGCGCTGTTCCTGATCGTGCAGGGCCACCCCACGCCGTGGATGGCGTTCTGGGCGGCGGTGATCGTCGGCCGTGAGATCGCGGTGTCGGCACTGCGCGAGTGGATGGCCGAACTGGGGCAGCGCGCCAAAGTGCGGGTGGCGATGATCGGCAAGGTCAAGACCACCGCGCAGATGGTTGCGCTGCTGTGCCTGCTGTACTCGGTGGCGCCGAACGTGCCGGTGGACGACATCTGGATGGGGCCGCCGGTGTTCCATATCGGTGACTGGACCCTGGCCATCGCCGCCGTGCTGACCCTGTGGTCGGGCCTGCAGTACCTGCACGCCGCATGGCCCAGCCTGCGCGAAGACGAACGCGCCGCACGCGAGCGCTCCCGGCAGAAGAAGCTGGGCAACTGA
- the uvrC gene encoding excinuclease ABC subunit UvrC: MSSASAPAFDGKAFAGQLSTAPGVYRMYAADDTLLYVGKARALRNRVGSYFNGSPKNARIMSMLSQIARMDVTVTRSEAEALLLENQLIKSLSPRYNVSLRDDKTYPHVLLTREDWPRIALHRGPRAIPGRYFGPYPGVTAVRETLNLMHKLFKLRSCEDSVFRNRSRPCLQYQIGRCSAPCVDLVPANEYAESVRRAALFLEGKSDELTRELGEQMQQASEALEFEQAARLRDLIASLRSMQTRQYVDGRAADLDVLAVAMQGSQACVLLLAFRDGRNLGTRPFFPRTNGEESPEEVLAAFVSQYYIEFEPPREILLDREIPDADLLVAALSASAERKVQLKWNVRGERAGYVELASRNAQLTLATELNSRNAQHARSDALREMLGLAEPVKRVECFDISHTMGEATVASCVVFDAAGPVRAQYRRFNISGIEPGDDYAAMHQAIDRRFRRAVEEQGVLPDVLLIDGGAGQLAQAQAALADLGVEGVLLVGVAKGVERRAGHEALVMPDGRELRPGAANPALQFIQQVRDEAHRFAITGHRGRRQKARMTSKLEDIPGIGPRRRASLLKHFGGLVGLKAAGEAEIAKVEGINDALAARIYANLHGLATPDAAE, translated from the coding sequence ATGAGTTCCGCGTCTGCCCCGGCCTTCGACGGCAAGGCCTTCGCGGGCCAGTTGAGTACTGCGCCCGGCGTCTACCGCATGTACGCCGCCGACGACACGCTGCTGTACGTGGGCAAGGCGCGCGCGCTGCGCAACCGCGTCGGCAGCTACTTCAACGGCAGCCCGAAGAATGCGCGCATCATGTCGATGCTGTCGCAGATCGCGCGCATGGACGTGACGGTCACGCGGTCGGAAGCCGAAGCGCTGCTGCTGGAAAACCAGCTGATCAAATCGCTGTCGCCGCGCTACAACGTGTCCCTGCGCGACGACAAGACGTACCCGCACGTGCTGCTGACCCGCGAAGACTGGCCGCGCATCGCCCTGCATCGCGGCCCGCGCGCCATTCCCGGGCGCTACTTCGGTCCGTACCCGGGCGTCACCGCGGTGCGCGAAACGCTGAACCTGATGCACAAGCTGTTCAAGCTGCGCAGCTGCGAAGACAGCGTGTTCCGTAACCGCTCGCGGCCCTGCCTGCAGTACCAGATCGGTCGCTGCAGCGCGCCGTGCGTGGACCTGGTGCCGGCCAACGAATACGCCGAATCCGTGCGTCGCGCCGCGCTGTTCCTGGAAGGCAAAAGCGACGAGCTGACCCGCGAACTGGGCGAGCAGATGCAGCAGGCCAGCGAGGCGCTGGAGTTCGAGCAGGCCGCGCGCCTGCGCGATCTGATCGCCTCGCTGCGCAGCATGCAGACGCGCCAGTACGTGGACGGCCGCGCTGCCGACCTGGACGTGCTGGCCGTGGCCATGCAGGGCTCTCAGGCCTGCGTGCTGCTGCTGGCGTTCCGTGATGGCCGCAACCTGGGCACGCGCCCGTTCTTCCCGCGCACCAACGGCGAAGAGAGCCCGGAAGAAGTGCTGGCGGCCTTCGTGTCGCAGTACTACATCGAGTTCGAACCGCCGCGCGAGATCCTGCTCGACCGCGAGATTCCCGATGCCGATCTGCTGGTGGCGGCGCTGTCGGCCTCGGCCGAGCGCAAGGTGCAGTTGAAGTGGAACGTGCGCGGCGAGCGCGCCGGCTATGTGGAGCTGGCCAGCCGCAATGCGCAGCTGACCCTGGCCACCGAGCTCAACAGCCGCAATGCGCAGCATGCGCGCAGCGATGCCCTGCGCGAAATGCTGGGCCTGGCCGAACCGGTCAAGCGGGTTGAGTGCTTCGATATCAGCCACACCATGGGCGAGGCGACCGTGGCCTCGTGCGTGGTGTTCGATGCGGCCGGCCCGGTGCGCGCGCAGTACCGTCGCTTCAACATCAGCGGCATCGAACCGGGCGATGACTACGCCGCCATGCACCAGGCCATCGACCGCCGTTTCCGCCGCGCGGTGGAAGAGCAGGGGGTACTGCCGGATGTGCTGCTGATCGATGGTGGTGCCGGCCAGCTGGCGCAGGCACAGGCCGCGCTGGCCGACCTGGGCGTGGAAGGGGTGCTGCTGGTGGGCGTGGCCAAAGGCGTGGAGCGCCGCGCCGGCCACGAAGCACTGGTGATGCCCGACGGCCGCGAACTGCGCCCCGGTGCCGCCAATCCCGCCCTGCAGTTCATCCAACAGGTGCGCGACGAGGCGCACCGGTTCGCCATCACCGGTCACCGTGGGCGGCGGCAGAAGGCACGCATGACCAGCAAGCTGGAAGACATTCCCGGCATCGGCCCCCGCCGACGCGCCAGCCTGCTCAAGCATTTCGGCGGGCTGGTCGGGCTGAAAGCCGCCGGTGAAGCGGAAATCGCCAAGGTGGAAGGCATCAATGACGCCCTCGCGGCGCGCATCTACGCTAACCTGCACGGGTTGGCCACGCCGGACGCGGCCGAATAG
- the lpxK gene encoding tetraacyldisaccharide 4'-kinase, with product MAAKGTQTPAYWYDGSPVPWPMRLLAPVYAGIAGLRRQLYRRGWRKRHALPVPVIVVGNITAGGTGKTPLTIELVNRLREAGWKPGVASRGYGRDDAGTARWVDADTSTALGGDEPVLIAWKTGVPVRVDSDRVAAGEALVDAGCNVIVCDDGLQHYRLARDIEIEVVDAQRRYGNGRMIPAGPLREPISRAEHCDFRVVNLGQADAAAAAQACGFGQWPMALQIDSAQPLPGGRSRPLSSFAGQRVHAVAGIAHPQRFFDMLRARGIGVVPHAFADHQVYQPQDLSFGSQLPVLMTEKDAVKCRAFGNDWHFAVPLRADLPAAFWVALTDRLDKLRPN from the coding sequence ATGGCTGCAAAGGGCACCCAGACCCCCGCGTACTGGTATGACGGCAGCCCGGTACCGTGGCCGATGCGCCTGCTGGCACCGGTCTACGCCGGCATTGCCGGCCTGCGCCGGCAGCTGTACCGCCGTGGCTGGCGCAAGCGCCATGCGCTGCCGGTGCCGGTCATCGTGGTCGGCAACATCACCGCGGGCGGCACCGGCAAGACGCCGCTGACGATCGAACTGGTCAACCGCCTGCGCGAGGCCGGCTGGAAGCCGGGCGTGGCCAGCCGTGGCTATGGCCGCGACGACGCCGGCACCGCGCGCTGGGTGGACGCTGATACGTCCACCGCACTGGGCGGTGACGAACCGGTGCTGATCGCCTGGAAAACCGGCGTTCCCGTGCGCGTGGACAGCGACCGCGTGGCCGCGGGCGAGGCGCTGGTGGACGCCGGCTGCAACGTGATCGTCTGTGACGACGGCCTGCAGCATTACCGGTTGGCACGTGACATCGAGATCGAAGTCGTGGACGCACAGCGCCGCTATGGCAACGGCCGGATGATCCCGGCCGGGCCGTTGCGCGAGCCGATCAGCCGCGCCGAGCACTGCGATTTCCGCGTGGTCAACCTGGGCCAGGCCGATGCGGCCGCGGCCGCGCAGGCCTGTGGGTTCGGCCAGTGGCCGATGGCCCTGCAGATCGACAGCGCGCAGCCGCTGCCGGGCGGGCGCAGCCGACCGCTGTCCTCGTTTGCCGGGCAGCGCGTGCATGCGGTGGCCGGCATCGCGCACCCGCAGCGCTTCTTCGACATGCTGCGCGCGCGCGGCATCGGCGTGGTGCCGCACGCGTTCGCCGACCACCAGGTGTACCAGCCGCAGGACCTGTCCTTCGGCAGCCAGTTGCCGGTGCTGATGACCGAAAAAGACGCGGTGAAGTGCCGTGCCTTCGGCAACGACTGGCACTTTGCGGTGCCGCTGCGTGCCGATCTGCCTGCCGCGTTCTGGGTGGCCCTGACCGACCGCCTGGACAAGCTGCGCCCGAACTGA
- a CDS encoding thioesterase family protein — protein MSFFERLSDTRYLPTAHTSGAWNIHEQHIAPAIGLLAHHIERDAAARGHGFVIGRLSYDILGTIPIDAMDARIEVLRGGRTIELVEATLLHDDRAALRARAWLLRPNATAAIAGTPIAPLPSAETMPAWDPASVWPGGFIQNVQVRRLDHGPGRAQYWARALQPLLADEPVSALARAATLFDLSNGMAVRADPKDIAFPNLDLTAHLFTLPQGEWLGFDTSVSFGPQGIGLTSTVLHDMHGPIGSIGQVLTVRP, from the coding sequence ATGTCCTTCTTCGAACGACTGAGTGATACCCGCTACCTGCCCACCGCCCACACCAGCGGCGCGTGGAACATCCACGAACAGCACATCGCACCGGCGATCGGCCTGCTGGCCCACCACATCGAGCGCGATGCCGCCGCGCGCGGACATGGCTTCGTGATCGGGCGCCTGTCCTACGACATCCTGGGCACGATTCCGATCGACGCGATGGACGCACGCATCGAAGTCCTGCGCGGCGGTCGCACCATCGAACTGGTGGAAGCCACGCTGCTGCACGACGATCGGGCCGCACTGCGCGCGCGCGCCTGGCTGCTGCGCCCGAACGCGACCGCCGCCATCGCTGGAACGCCGATTGCGCCCCTGCCCTCGGCCGAGACCATGCCGGCGTGGGATCCGGCCAGCGTGTGGCCGGGCGGTTTCATCCAGAACGTGCAGGTCCGCCGCCTGGACCACGGGCCCGGCCGCGCGCAGTACTGGGCGCGTGCCCTGCAGCCGCTGTTGGCCGACGAGCCGGTGAGTGCGCTGGCGCGCGCGGCCACCCTGTTCGACCTGTCCAATGGCATGGCCGTGCGCGCCGACCCGAAGGACATTGCCTTCCCCAACCTGGACCTGACCGCGCATCTGTTCACCCTGCCGCAGGGCGAGTGGCTGGGCTTCGATACGTCGGTATCGTTCGGCCCACAGGGCATCGGTCTGACCAGTACCGTGCTGCACGACATGCACGGGCCGATCGGCAGCATCGGCCAGGTGCTGACCGTGCGGCCGTGA
- a CDS encoding DUF4124 domain-containing protein has translation MHAMLKVVLGIALLAAAPWASAQVYKCKGASGETVYSQDPCGKGAEPVKLRSNRAATETAGEAANRSAVYRTTELSDAGIAERNCLQSEQSRIYGPLDARSQAVSRQVADLNRQLAATSGGLAGATADAGIRAQISSLQQSLSAERSAADGQMSAARDRCSAARRDREREVHDKYSQPTSAAG, from the coding sequence ATGCACGCGATGTTGAAGGTCGTCCTGGGTATTGCACTGCTGGCGGCCGCACCATGGGCGTCGGCGCAGGTGTACAAGTGCAAGGGCGCGTCCGGCGAAACGGTCTATTCGCAGGACCCCTGCGGCAAGGGCGCCGAACCGGTGAAGCTGCGTTCGAACCGCGCGGCCACCGAAACCGCCGGTGAAGCGGCCAATCGCTCGGCGGTCTATCGCACCACGGAACTCAGTGATGCCGGCATTGCCGAGCGCAACTGCCTGCAGAGCGAGCAGTCACGCATCTACGGCCCGTTGGACGCACGCTCGCAGGCGGTCAGCCGCCAGGTCGCCGATCTGAATCGCCAGTTGGCGGCCACCAGCGGCGGCCTGGCCGGCGCCACCGCCGATGCCGGCATCCGCGCGCAGATTTCCAGCCTGCAGCAGTCGCTCAGCGCCGAACGCAGTGCCGCCGATGGGCAGATGTCGGCCGCACGTGACCGCTGTTCGGCCGCGCGCCGCGACCGCGAAAGGGAAGTCCACGACAAGTACAGCCAGCCCACCAGCGCCGCCGGATGA
- the msbA gene encoding lipid A export permease/ATP-binding protein MsbA, which yields MSSKHAPVWPIYKRLLGYTRAYWVFMVAAVIAMVVEALAGYHFTKLMEPLVNEGFVDPQPRAAVVLPLTILGLFLMRSLATWVSDYTLAKTGRSVVRDLREQVLDKYLHLPSSHFDSEATPVMVSRLNFDTEQVTQASADALKTMVADTLTIIAMLVVMLQMSVKVTLAMLLVVPLIGAIVSYVGKRYRRISRGIQDGMGTMAQTAEQSLAAQQEVKVHGTQQHEISRYSRLANRMLALNMKVEVTRAAASSVVQFLAALALAVIVWVSTREALAGKLNAGQFMGLMTSMMAIIPSLRRLTSVQTSISRGVAAAERLFGIIDMPVERDTGTTRVQRVRGELSFDHVMLRYREDSGIALDDISFVARPGTVTAIVGRSGSGKTSLIRLVPRFYEPSGGVIALDGVPLDEYPLSDLRRQVAMVGQKVMLFDDTIAANIAYGMDATDEQIRAAAEAANAWEFIARMPQQLQTPVGENGALLSGGQRQRLAIARAILRDAPILILDEATAALDNESERLVQDALQRLMPERTTLVIAHRLSTIEHADQVLVMDHGRIVERGTHQELLAMGGLYQHLHSMQFRDRQD from the coding sequence ATGAGTTCCAAACACGCGCCAGTGTGGCCGATCTACAAACGCCTGCTCGGCTATACCCGGGCTTACTGGGTGTTCATGGTGGCCGCCGTCATCGCCATGGTGGTCGAGGCCCTGGCCGGGTACCACTTCACCAAGCTGATGGAGCCGCTGGTCAACGAGGGCTTTGTCGACCCGCAGCCGCGCGCTGCCGTCGTGCTGCCGCTGACCATCCTTGGTCTGTTCCTGATGCGCAGCCTGGCGACCTGGGTCAGCGATTACACGCTGGCCAAGACTGGCCGCAGCGTGGTCCGTGACCTGCGTGAGCAGGTGCTGGACAAGTACCTGCACCTGCCGTCCTCGCACTTCGATAGCGAAGCCACGCCGGTGATGGTCAGCCGCCTGAACTTCGACACCGAGCAGGTCACCCAGGCCAGCGCCGATGCGTTGAAGACCATGGTGGCCGACACCCTGACCATCATCGCCATGCTGGTGGTGATGCTGCAGATGAGCGTGAAGGTGACCCTGGCGATGCTGCTGGTGGTGCCGCTGATCGGCGCCATCGTGTCCTACGTCGGCAAGCGCTACCGGCGCATCAGCCGCGGCATCCAGGACGGCATGGGCACCATGGCGCAGACCGCCGAGCAGTCCCTGGCCGCGCAGCAGGAAGTGAAGGTGCACGGCACCCAGCAGCACGAGATCAGCCGCTACTCGCGCCTGGCCAACCGCATGCTGGCGCTGAACATGAAGGTGGAAGTGACCCGTGCGGCCGCCTCCAGCGTGGTCCAGTTCCTGGCCGCGCTGGCGTTGGCGGTGATCGTCTGGGTGTCCACCCGCGAGGCCCTGGCCGGCAAGCTCAACGCGGGTCAGTTCATGGGCCTGATGACCTCGATGATGGCCATCATTCCTTCGCTGCGCAGGTTGACCAGCGTGCAGACGTCGATCTCGCGCGGCGTGGCCGCCGCCGAACGCCTGTTCGGCATCATCGACATGCCGGTGGAGCGTGATACCGGCACCACCCGTGTGCAGCGCGTGCGTGGCGAACTGTCGTTCGACCACGTGATGCTGCGCTACCGCGAAGACAGCGGCATCGCCCTGGACGACATCAGCTTCGTGGCCAGGCCGGGGACGGTGACCGCCATCGTCGGCCGGTCCGGCAGCGGCAAGACCAGCCTGATCCGGCTGGTGCCGCGCTTCTACGAGCCCAGCGGCGGCGTCATCGCGCTCGATGGGGTACCGCTGGACGAGTACCCGCTGTCCGACCTGCGCCGGCAGGTGGCCATGGTCGGGCAGAAGGTCATGCTGTTCGATGACACCATCGCCGCCAACATCGCCTATGGCATGGATGCGACCGACGAACAGATCCGGGCCGCGGCCGAAGCGGCCAATGCCTGGGAGTTCATCGCGCGCATGCCGCAACAGCTGCAGACGCCGGTGGGCGAGAACGGCGCGCTGCTGTCCGGCGGCCAGCGCCAGCGCCTGGCGATTGCCCGCGCGATCCTGCGTGATGCCCCCATCCTGATCCTGGATGAGGCGACCGCGGCGCTGGACAACGAATCCGAACGCCTAGTGCAGGATGCGCTGCAGCGCCTGATGCCCGAGCGCACCACGCTGGTGATCGCGCACCGCCTGTCCACCATCGAACACGCCGACCAGGTGCTGGTGATGGATCACGGCCGTATCGTCGAACGCGGCACCCACCAGGAACTGCTGGCCATGGGCGGGTTGTACCAGCACCTGCACAGCATGCAGTTCCGCGACAGGCAGGACTGA
- the kdsB gene encoding 3-deoxy-manno-octulosonate cytidylyltransferase — protein sequence MNDFVVAIPARYAASRLPGKPLRLLGGEPLVLHVAHRALQAGAREVWVATDDTRIADALAGLGEVKVAMTASSHASGTDRLAECARIAGWADDTVVVNLQGDEPFAPAAGIRAVAQALVEGDAPMSTLATAVEDAHTLFDPNVVKLVRNVRNEAMYFSRAPIAWHRDGFARSREVLPDGHRWLRHIGIYGYRAGFLQQFAAMPPGQLEQVEALEQLRVLEAGHAISVAISPEAFPPGIDTPEDLERAEARLQAMGGR from the coding sequence ATGAATGATTTCGTCGTCGCCATTCCCGCCCGCTATGCCGCTTCGCGGCTGCCCGGCAAGCCGCTGCGGCTGCTCGGCGGCGAACCGCTGGTGCTGCACGTGGCGCACCGTGCGCTGCAGGCCGGTGCGCGCGAGGTCTGGGTCGCCACCGATGACACCCGCATCGCCGACGCGCTTGCCGGGCTGGGTGAGGTGAAGGTGGCGATGACCGCCAGCAGCCATGCCTCCGGTACCGACCGCCTGGCCGAGTGCGCGCGCATTGCCGGCTGGGCCGATGACACGGTCGTGGTCAACCTGCAGGGCGACGAACCGTTTGCGCCAGCCGCGGGCATCCGCGCGGTGGCCCAGGCGCTGGTCGAAGGTGATGCGCCGATGTCGACCCTGGCCACCGCCGTGGAAGACGCCCATACCCTGTTCGATCCGAACGTGGTGAAGCTGGTGCGCAACGTGCGTAACGAGGCGATGTACTTCAGCCGCGCGCCGATCGCCTGGCACCGCGACGGCTTCGCACGCAGCCGCGAGGTGCTGCCGGACGGCCATCGCTGGCTGCGCCACATCGGGATCTATGGTTACCGCGCCGGCTTCCTGCAGCAGTTCGCGGCGATGCCGCCGGGCCAGCTGGAGCAGGTGGAAGCGCTGGAGCAGCTGCGTGTGCTGGAGGCCGGCCATGCGATCAGCGTGGCGATCTCGCCCGAAGCGTTCCCGCCGGGCATCGATACGCCTGAAGACCTGGAACGCGCCGAGGCACGCCTGCAGGCCATGGGCGGCCGATGA
- a CDS encoding MotA/TolQ/ExbB proton channel family protein, whose translation MWELVKAGGWPMVPLLLLGVLALAIVLERFWSLRRNEVLPPGLGQEVRNWAARGKLDPAHLQTLRANSPLGALLAAALEARNRPRDQIRERIEDTGRHLVHRMERFLNALGTIASAGPLLGLLGTVIGMIQMFLGILDHGVGDVNQLAGGIGKALVCTATGMIVAIPALMFHRYFKGRIHGYVVEMEQEASALLDTLDGRPGVMNPAPVARAAAPATAKA comes from the coding sequence GTGTGGGAACTGGTCAAGGCCGGTGGCTGGCCGATGGTGCCGCTGCTGCTGTTGGGCGTACTGGCTTTGGCAATCGTCCTGGAGCGTTTCTGGTCCCTGCGGCGTAACGAGGTGCTGCCGCCTGGCCTGGGCCAGGAAGTGCGCAACTGGGCCGCACGCGGCAAGCTCGACCCGGCCCACCTGCAGACCCTGCGCGCCAACTCGCCGCTGGGCGCCCTGCTGGCGGCCGCGCTGGAAGCCCGCAACCGCCCGCGCGACCAGATCCGCGAGCGCATCGAAGACACCGGCCGCCACCTGGTGCATCGCATGGAACGTTTCCTCAATGCGCTGGGCACCATCGCCTCGGCCGGCCCGCTGCTGGGCCTGCTGGGCACCGTCATCGGCATGATCCAGATGTTCCTGGGCATCCTCGACCACGGCGTGGGCGATGTGAACCAGCTCGCCGGCGGTATCGGCAAGGCGCTGGTCTGCACCGCCACCGGCATGATCGTGGCCATTCCGGCGCTGATGTTCCATCGCTACTTCAAGGGCCGCATCCACGGCTACGTGGTGGAGATGGAGCAGGAGGCCAGTGCCCTGCTGGACACGCTCGATGGTCGCCCGGGGGTGATGAACCCGGCCCCGGTCGCGCGCGCCGCAGCGCCTGCCACGGCCAAGGCCTGA
- a CDS encoding low molecular weight protein-tyrosine-phosphatase, with protein sequence MKLLLVCLGNICRSPMAEGALRARLQASPLAGRVQVDSAGTGDWHVGEPPDRRAIACAARHGVDISGLRARQLQAADFDRFDWVLCADGANLRDAGRLTDAPGRDRLALYLPWAGLRGGAIPDPYTGGQDHFEQVWTMVDDAAKSVVARLLHDADSGIIEP encoded by the coding sequence ATGAAGCTGCTGCTGGTCTGCCTGGGCAACATCTGCCGCTCTCCGATGGCCGAAGGGGCGCTGCGCGCGCGCCTGCAGGCCTCGCCCCTGGCGGGGAGGGTGCAGGTGGATTCGGCCGGCACCGGTGACTGGCATGTCGGCGAGCCGCCGGATCGGCGTGCGATCGCCTGCGCGGCACGCCATGGCGTGGACATCAGCGGCCTGCGCGCACGCCAGCTGCAGGCCGCCGATTTCGACCGCTTCGATTGGGTGTTGTGCGCCGATGGGGCCAATCTGCGCGATGCCGGGCGCCTGACGGATGCACCGGGCAGGGACCGGCTGGCGCTGTACCTGCCGTGGGCGGGGCTGCGCGGTGGCGCCATTCCCGACCCCTACACCGGCGGCCAGGATCACTTCGAGCAGGTCTGGACAATGGTCGATGACGCGGCGAAATCTGTCGTGGCACGACTGTTGCATGACGCCGACTCCGGCATAATCGAGCCATGA
- a CDS encoding ADP-ribosylglycohydrolase family protein, which translates to MNPIDNFRGALLGLACGDAVGTTVEFKPRGSFTPLTDMVGGGPFNLQRGQWTDDTSMAMCLAESLLRCDDFDARDQMNRYANWYRHGYWSATGECFDIGMATRSALDQFLLTGQPLAGNDDPRSAGNGSIMRLAPVVLRYAGLPELPAMAELSSRTTHAARECLDACRLFAVALQRALAGASKAQVLDLREVAVESERLRDIAAGGYRPRSRGQIRGSGYVVDSLEAALWCFAQHDDFAAVVLEAANLGDDADTTAAVAGQLAGAFHGMAGIPPQWLQWLALRAQIQALADGLFQRNVVAHAATV; encoded by the coding sequence ATGAACCCGATCGACAACTTCCGCGGCGCGCTGCTGGGCCTCGCCTGCGGTGATGCCGTTGGCACCACCGTGGAATTCAAGCCGCGCGGCAGCTTCACGCCCCTCACCGACATGGTGGGCGGCGGTCCGTTCAACCTGCAGCGCGGGCAATGGACCGACGACACCTCGATGGCCATGTGCCTGGCCGAAAGCCTGCTGCGCTGTGATGACTTCGATGCACGCGACCAGATGAACCGCTATGCGAACTGGTATCGGCACGGCTACTGGAGCGCCACCGGCGAATGCTTCGATATCGGCATGGCCACGCGTTCGGCGCTCGATCAGTTCCTGCTGACCGGTCAGCCGCTGGCCGGCAACGACGATCCGCGCAGTGCCGGCAATGGTTCGATCATGCGCCTGGCACCGGTGGTGCTGCGCTACGCCGGTCTGCCGGAACTGCCGGCCATGGCCGAACTGAGCTCGCGCACCACCCACGCCGCGCGCGAATGCCTGGATGCGTGCCGCCTGTTCGCGGTCGCGCTGCAGCGGGCACTGGCCGGTGCCAGCAAGGCGCAGGTGCTGGATCTGCGCGAAGTGGCCGTGGAGAGCGAGCGCCTGCGTGACATCGCCGCCGGTGGCTACCGCCCGCGCAGTCGCGGGCAGATCCGTGGCAGCGGTTACGTGGTGGACAGTCTGGAAGCGGCGTTGTGGTGCTTCGCGCAGCACGATGATTTCGCTGCGGTGGTGCTGGAAGCCGCCAATCTGGGGGACGACGCCGACACCACCGCTGCAGTGGCGGGGCAGCTGGCCGGTGCCTTCCACGGCATGGCCGGCATTCCACCGCAGTGGCTGCAGTGGCTGGCGCTGCGCGCGCAGATCCAGGCGTTGGCCGATGGTTTGTTCCAGCGCAACGTCGTGGCGCACGCGGCAACGGTGTGA